The genomic region TAGCCGACTTAAATCTAGCAATTTCACACCACTCATGAAAATTTGAGCGCCTAATGCTATGCAAAGAAATTTCGTCTGACTGAAGATAATCCAATCAAATATCGTAAAATATACGGTATTTGGTAAAATTTAGCCTATGCACAAACCATGCGGCGCCAATTTgcagcagagaacgtatatcgtATATACGGATTTTAGGCCTCGGACATAATTGGAccccacattttttttaaaaatgagcCTGGTCAAGCAGTGACTGTTACTGTTTTTTCATGCCGAAATTGAATGATATTGATGTGACCAATGTgtgatttcaacaagacagtGCCACATGTCATACAGCACTTCAATTATTGCATGATTAGCCCATGAGATCGTGTGTTTAACACcattagatttatttttatgggTCTATTGCTACCAGCCCTCTACCACACGTTCTTTAAAGGAGGAGATTCAACGTTGCATCAATGAAATTCAGCCACATTTATGCTGAATAGTCATTGGAAATTTTGTCATATGTGTAGGGAAAGCCATGGAGGCCATTAGCCCATAAATAACTTTACTATGTACTTTatgattcaataaaaaaattacaatcgGAAGActgaaaactgtgttttctatTTGAATCCAATCTTCTGTTAAGTCTCAACTGGAATGACTTTCCCTTTCTTCAGGAAAGTTTGGTATTTTCAGTTTAGGGAAAAATTATGAATTGTAACccgttgctacagagtataataataataataataattgattccgagtctgggtcaaatttgatcatgtGGTACTATTCCCCAAtacaaaatttgcaataaattttattacatacatgACCTTCTCTCTTGTCACCTCGTAAGTAAAaacaacacttttttatttttttttaatatatttattttaattttttacttaaaatgaaaaactaaaagtATTCAGCTAAGTAGTACTTACAacttattcataatttttccatatacaataaatacatacaaattatttaacacAAGCGCGATTATAATTACCGTTAATAATTATGTTTAtgcaattttcaattattaacttttatacgtttacaaaaacaattaactaTTTCTCTTACAGCGTGTATTTCATACGGaataaactacaaatattacatGATTACATAATTGTATGCATACAAATAGTCGATAAATATAAAGcagcgtatatgtatgtatgtatttagtataTTTAGTGGTTTGTTTGTTGCCTTAGTTGATGGGTTCCCAGctaaacataaattaaataaacagtaTTACTAAGTAGCTAAACTGGCTTTCATTCAAAACGTCGcgtaataaaacataaataatcgtataagtatgtatgcatgtcagTGCGttagtgtatgtacataaatgtatgtaagtttatttGAAACTGTTGTTTTCGACGCAGAAGTGTAGCATTCTTGGCTTAACTTGCATTTGCATTCAAGCAGCAGTGTGCTCTACAAATTGAGGACAACtccaaatattttgaagaaatatcagCAGAGTGTCATGCTCGTAagtaacgcacacacacacgcaatttatacaaatacaagCAAGCTTACAGAGATTTGAACCAAAGTTGCGGTATTcacgttaaaatttatttatttctattttttcgcgttttttttatgtgtgtgttggtgtgtttAAGTGCAATTCAGCTGAGACGTAGAGTTGTCTCAGCTTTCTCTATTCGACAATGTGAGTGAATGGCACTTTTTTAGTTCTTTACATTACTTTTCTATAATGCAGTATTAataagtttgtatgtgtgtgttagattatatattaataactgCCACTTGGTGCGCCTTGAGCAATGAGTGAGAGAagatatgttttttaaataacacaattaatttaaatttaaaaatattaaaataattaaattaaattattatttttaatttaaatacaaaaaataaaattaatttaatttaatttaatttataaatttttttaattaaattaaaatttttaaataaaacattttttaaattaaaaaaaattttgttaaaagaaaacattgaataaaattaaaaaaaaattaattaattaaaagtattcaaaaaaattatttacaaaattatatccattaatttaatttaattgttttatttttttaaatttaaattaattttaattaaagaaattttaatttaacaaaaaaaatgtattttatttaaaagaattttaatacaaacaatttaaaatttaaacttcggatttcgtttttttttttaagtcacataattaaaaaaaaatgtatttttaaaaattaaaatattaaaatacatcaatttaaaaaaatggatttaattaaaaatattaaagaaatttttaacatacctacctcaaaattaaaaaaaaattaatttaattaaaaacatgtatttaatttaaaaaaattaagaaaaatattgattaattttttttttaattttacaaaaacgaatttcgtaatttttctgttcaaggtttaatttttaaatttttttcgatgtCGAATTtgcgcaaaatattatttttttaattttagtgttTTTAGCAAATTTTCAGCCAAAGCTGCATAAAGTACTTTTTAGTTTCTTAACTCTTCACAATTGTTGTTACTGTTTTCagcattaaattcaaatataaaccGTCATCTCACTCATAGTCAATACCGAAGACTTAGCTGCACACCTGCTATATAGTATAGAAATtctaacaaacaaaaattgttacAATAATATATGCTTCATGATCTTTGTTTGACAAATGCGCTACGCAAGCATTATTATACATGCACAATCTCAAAATGATAATTAACagtaagaaataattaaaatttacaattaatttttcgaCTCGTGTGTCAAAAGGCcgcacaaaaatatatttataaaacaccggtttgtcaaatttttggtgaatgccaataataaattgtttaaaatatttaattttaaccgTTACGCGAAATTTGCATCATTATTGTAAACATTTTGTAACGATTtccttaataaatatatattagtaattgttattgttgccattttgttaagtttttgttcattttgttcattattttacatttgtgttgtttttattttctttttttctaatttttttccattttttcgtaCTCGTACTTAATTTACGTTATCACAGGTGGTTATGAATAAAACCGAAATTTACTTAaagataaaacattttaaaaatatatcgaaaCCTAAGCTATTTTAAAAGCCTAACTTATGCGCTAcaaactaatttgcttgaagaTCGGCGCCGATCAGCTGGTTTATGAAATGTTTACACACAAAGCGTTTAGCGGCCAACCGCTGCCGCGCCGATCCTCGTTCAAGTCAAATGCACTGTTGGTTGAAGATTTACAATTGTTCACGCTTTAAACGGTAAGTACTACagtatacaacaacaatttaggTACTACATATCAACTACGGATTATAcacgtatgtgtgtttgtatgtatgtatatacagttaaaaGCTAATTGCCTAATGCTAAAAGTGGATTTGCTTGGGCTATGTCCATACGCAGCGGGCCCGCGCTAGCCTCGGCCGTTGCGTATGTGACTTTAAGTggcatttgtatgtattgtgTATTGTATTTGTAGTGTTGCTATAATTAGTTTGTCTGTTTGTTTTGCTTCGTTTCGTGTGTGCGGCTTTTGCTGCTTTCGAAAGTCGCTCGATTTCGCTGCATTCGCTTTGtgtttgcttaaatatgtatttacagttACGTTACGTAgtggcacacatacatacttgtatgttgtatgtatgtatgtaaatgaggCACGTTGCAAGTTCTTGTGGCAAGTTAAGTTCACGTAGGCAGTGTTGCAGTCTTTTTCTGCTTCCCTCTACCTCTATCTTCACCATCGACCATCCCACCCTTCGCCTTGTAGGCGTGCCGCATTCGCTTTGGCTACATCTGATCGCCCAACCAACGAGTAACGGACGACCAACCGACGCGTTATCGGTTAGACGCGCGTCTCGCTGCGATGCAGCGGCTGCAATTCGCGCTGCGTGTCGTTGTAGTACTCATGGTCCGAGCTGGTCGGCTCCGAGCCGCCATTGCCCGCCACCATGGCTGCCACATTCATGTCGTGCATCGCAGTTAGAGCGGCTATTGTGTTcgctgccgccgctgctgccGCCGCTGATGTGGGCGTGTGGTGTGTGTGATGGTGGCCGCTTAACACGCTGCCATTGCCGCCGGTCAGCACGTTGTTGCCGCCGTTGCGGTTCATCATCACTGGTATGCCGATCGTCTGCGTGGGTATGGGCGCATCGTCGACGCTCAGCGCTTGCGGGTTGAGCAGGTATTCGGGGTTATCAACGCTTGCGGGCACACCGATTAGATCCATGTAACCGCCACCGCCAATAACCATACCACCGTTGGAATGGCCATTTGCTTTGAtggtgttgttattgctgccgGTTGTACCATTGGGTGTGGTTGACTGACAGGTGGGCATAAGATAGTCATCCTCGTCGACCGGGAGATCGAGTCGCAAGTTGCCGACACCCACTTCACGCGCGTTCGAGTCGGTCTCATCGTCACCACCTGACGATGAGTTTTTATTCATCGGATCTTTGCAGTAACGATTAAGTTTAGGCACCTCATCCGTGTCTTCCGTACCACTGGGTCCGGGCGCCACCTTTGGTTGCAAGTAGTCCTCTGCCTCGACCATAGCTTCTGGGCCCTCAGTTGTGGGCGCCAACTTTCTGATTAGATCTTTCTCATCTTGACTTGTGTAGGCGGGTAGACGTGTAAATTTGTCACCTGCTATGACCAAATAACGACCGGGATCGCGCGCAAACTCGGAGAATACATTCACCAGCTGTTTGAATGTTGGACGCATTTCGGCGTCCAAATGCCAGCAGGATAGCAATGTGCAGTAAATATCGAGCGAACAAATGGCGGGTTGCTCCAATTTCAGACCAACTTCGATGAGATCGGGTATATCTTTGGCAGGTATATTCTCATGTGGACGTTGTCCAAAAGTCAATAGTTCCCAAATGGTTACGCCAAAAGCCCAAACATCCGACTTGCTGGTGAATACACGATGTCTGATGCACTCCAGTGCCAGCCATTTGATGGGCATCTTTCCGCCAGCCGCTTTGTACTCATTCGAGTCACTGCTAAGCAGTTTTGCCAGGCCAAAATCGGTGATCTTAACAATAGAAGGCGTTTGTACCAGCACATTACGTGCTGCCAGATCGCGATGCACCAGTCGCTTCTCCTCCAAGTACGACATACCCTTTGCGATTTGTGTGGACCAGTTAAGCAGCGCCTTAGAACCAATCTTATCGCGATTGTTGCGCACATAATCGAGCAGGCAACCGAGTGGCATAAGCTGTGTGATCAGCATCATTTGTGAGGTCATGCAAACAGCGAGTAGTTTTAGCAGATTTGGATGTTCAACCGATGCCATGATATATGCCTCGCGCAAAAATTCTTCGCTGGATTCGGCGCCGGAAGCCTTCAGCAGCTCTTTAATGGCCACAGGTATTTTGACATTCTCGCCCTCAGGCACCCAAACACCCTTGAACACACGACCGAATGCGCCCATGCCAAGCACGCCGCCTTTGCGCAACTCCGCATCCTTGACGATTCTCAATTTCGATAGATTCGGTGAGATATTTGATGGGCGCAGCGGTTCGGCGTCTTCACAACCACTAAGCACACGTGTCATTTTCACCGCCTCCTTCTCGGCTTTAGTGCGCTGGCGACAGACATAACAGACGATGCACATGCAAAACATAACCACAAACACAATGAACGCCACGATGATGAAGATGTAGCTGTCGACACCGGCGGTGAGTTTAGTGCCTTTACCAGGGACTTCCGAGCAATATGTACCTATATCAGTGGATTGGTAAATCACATATGGATACTCAGCTGGACATTTAGACGTGCAGTTGAAAATTGTTGTGTTATCATTGGGATCCCCAAAACCGAAGACTTTGAAACTGCGGCAAGCGATGCAATCCTCTGCGCTAGGTCCGGTGCAACCCTTGCACTCGGGGTGACATTCGAAGCACTCACGACGTGTTTCATCAGCATAATGATCCGGAGGGCATTCGTCTTCACATTGCTCGCCGCGCTTGTAACCGGCGCACTTCGAACACACCTGCTCATGGAAACCGTAGCCATTGCAGAGCTCACAACGTGGATGACATTTGCGGCAAATGGCTTTACCGGCCAACGGTTTCAGATTGCCTTGCTCTTGAGGATTCACATATTCCCAATAATAACCATCTGGACACTTGTCGTTCTTAAGCAAACAACGTTCGACTGTCGTATCACTATTGATGATGGCGAGATTACATGTTTTGCAACCGCCCGGTCCGATGGTGTCTTTAGGTCCCGTGCAGCCCTCACAAGTTTCATGACAAGTACGACATATGCCATAATCGGAGTACTTGTTGTCCGGACAAACCGTGACGCAACGTTTCTCATCGCGTACATGCACACACTCTTCGCAGTGGTCGGCGCCTGGACCCGAACAAGTGCGACACTCGGGGTGACATTCTTTGCAGGTCTTGTTGTCGAATTGATAAGCGCTATGcggaaaaaataaacacaatttaATTAAGGTTGGAATAATGGGATATTGCAATTTGTGGACTTACTTCGTTATATTATGGCAATCGGCGATGCAGGTGCCATTGAAGGCGAAGTTCTTACATTCCAGACACTGGTCGGGACCTTTACCCCAGCAGCCAGACTTGTTGCACTGATCCGAACACACAAGGCCCTCTGATTCTATAGCAAGACAGAGAAAAGCGTTAGATTACACACAAATACTAGACAGCAAACAGCCAAAGCTGCAAACTAAACTTACTGCATTCGGATTCGTTGCGATTCCGTGCGATCACTACCCCATGGTCCACCGACTTTTGCACCTTCTGCCAATCGATGTCGCTAACAAAGCAAATGTTGTCATTCTGCTGGATAACCACAGCGCCAGAATTGATGCGCTTCAAACTGCGCAGTTCCAGACTTTCCAGAGAAGAACGCACAATCGATAAGGAAGCAAAGTAGCTCTCCATTAGCTGACGTCCATGGATGACCTCCAAATTACGGAAGTACGAAAGGTTTTTGAAAGCCGGATGTGCACCTTCAATATCCAAATAGCCGGTAATTTCTTTCACCGTGGAGAACACCTCCAAACGATCGGGATGCATGGCAATGAAGCGTGGACCAAACGAGTTATTGGAGTAAATGTGCTGATAGCCGAAGAAGGTCTGATCCAAAACACGTACGGAACCTTCGATCACCGTGCAACCTTTATATGTGTCAATATTGCCCGAGTGTAGCGCCGGTGTGCCGGGACATGTCTTGGGACAAGGGCCATTACATGGCACACACTCACCATCCCTAGCCATCTTCTCCGCCGGACAACTACGCACACATGCGCCATTATCCTTCAGCAAATGTTCGGGACATTCCTTCACACAGGTCGCACCATAAGCGTATTTGCCTTCCGGATTCATCTCCCACAAATAATTGGTAGGATTATACTTCTGCATAGGTGGACATTCTTCCTTGCAAACACCGTCATCGTAGAAATTCTTACAAGCAATACATTCACGCTGTGTGGGTCCCGTACAACCGCCGGCACAGAAAAGATGGCAGCACTCGCGCGGACGTGAGCCAAAGCAACGACCCTGCGCACATTGTGGCGAACAATTTATCTTGCTGAACTTCTGACAATTGTTGGGACCTTCGCCCCAGCAACCGCGCTCGCACGACTCGTGACACTTGGGACACTGACGCTCCGGTGGCGTGAAGTTATACACATAGGTGAAGCGATCATCGGGACCTAATTTGGAAGAAGTGAAATATAATTTAGTGTGTTAGAATATTATGAGACGCCGGAGCGTCGCTACTCACCCGAGATGATCTCCTTCCATTCGATCAGTTTGATGTGACACAAATTGAAGTTGTTGAAGAAACCCACAGAGCCTTGTAGTATATCTCGGAGTGCAGGCATTTCAAGTGTGAACATTTTCGAGTAGGCAGTGAACAGGGCATATTGCTGATCTTGCACATTGAGATTGAACAAAGTGCGGCCACGGATGATTTGTAGTCTGGAATAAGTGAAGTGCGAGATATTGGTGTAAGAACAGCGAACTTTACTACTTGAAATATTGTTACTATTTGAGAGCTAAAGAAACATAGGACAATTTGGTTTTTTTACTACTGTGTAGGTAGACTAGTACTTGTAGCTATTCACACGtccaaaaattcataaatgATTGTTCTGTAAATTACCTTGGAAATACGACAGTTTGTATGTCCACATGACTGATGAGTATGTAGCCGGTCACTTCGCGAATGTTCTCCAAAAAGCTCAGATCCATATCGGGTTCCTGCAACCAGGTCAACTCCAAATTGCCATCCACATAGGTGCAATTGTTGTAGCGATCGCGTAAATTTCGGTAATGATGTTCACGATTCGAAGGCACTGACAAACGGGACTTGGTGCCAATGCAAACTGCAAATAAAACGAagaaaaaattgattatttaatatatttattgcaaaCTAAAAAGGCAGCCATGCGTCATAGATGAATTTAGATAAAATCATTGtcttattaatataaatagataaaaatatgcttttggTAAACGCTGAAAAGGAAAAGCACGCAAAAATAAACGCTGGAAAATGCCTTATTTGGCGTGAGTGTTTCCTCAGACGCGAATgcgaatttatacatatatttgtagtttattacaaaaatgcTTATGTGTTCACATATAATTGCCAACAAAGTTGTCCAAGTCGAAGATCAACTATTGTTAGACAAGCTATGCCCATATTAGGCGCTGCATGGTAAATAAAACAAGCAACAACACTAACGCTGATCGCCACCACtgacacatgtgtatgtatagttgataattttccaaataaataaaattaatatgtttatatacgAATATAGAATCGCACTAGTTTAAGACAAAGCACAATCCTACGTCATAGTTGagttatgtaagtatgtagacTTATGTGTCTGAGGCTAGCGTTTGCGGGCGTCAACGTGCTGTTGCTGTAGTGAgactataataatataataatttaatttttagtactaaattttaaaGAGCAAAGTTGTTAAgtctaacacacacatacaaacactacGACGCTTGCTTCGCTATATGACAAAGTGCAGTGGAAAGACAGGGCGCAGCGCGCATTAACTGGTTAGCCAAGTTTGTGCAGGGGCTTACTTGGAACGCGGCGAGCATTTGAGCATTGAGTGCTGCATACAAATGGCAGCTCACAGTTCACCGCGTTCCCCGCCACTGAAAGCTGAGCAGCTAGCGCGTCAAGCTAATGCGTCATAAGCATCGCATTCACGCTCCGTTTAGCGTCGACGACGACTACGTTGGCAGCGACTACGTCACCACCAGGCAACAAGCAGCGTCATGTGCACGCCAAGCGAACGCCAAACCGAACTGCGCGACGCTATTTAGTGCTTCAGTTGATTTTGTTCTGCTCGTTGTGCTGTGTTTTTAGTAAATGGCGAGCTCTGTGCTTTAACTTTTCAGGTGGCAGCGAGCCAATATGCCATGTTGAGATTCATGGCTCCAAAGTGCAAGCACTTCTAACGGTAAATGGTAATTCTAAGTTTGCCGTTTAAGTAGTGATGTGCAGATGAATTCGGTTATGGCGCTGAATAAGAGTATTTTCATGTTGCAATAAGTGAGAATAGCTGGATGTTTTCATGCTGGCTTGTCGTAGAgtgagattttctatttttcttttttaatgtgAAAGACCTCTTCTGTCTTCTAAGGTttgattatatattaatttgatGAATAACAgttgtttttaaataactttttaaaaatattgattttttgttgaaCTTCTCCTTATCCAAAAGTGTGTGTCGCTGATAAAATCTAAGTTTCATACCAAGTACGTCTAATTGAGCCTATAGACAGCCCACTAATTTCaccaaattgttaattttatctGGGTGCATTCCATTTACTTGGACTTGAAGGATATAGCTTGAAGAACTTATACACTGAATGGTTTTTATGATAAAGCGGTTTTGGTTCGAAAAGGCCTCGACGGATTTGCTTTGTCTACCAAGGTTGAACAGCATTTTTAATAAACCTTAACTACCATAAGTTGAAggcaacatttatttttatttattttttatttatttataggaTTAGACCTGTAAAGCTTCCTAAATTGCTCAAAGCTAAATAATCGACGGACCATAAATGAAGTATATAAACTACAAACATACAGAGCATTAAGGAACCCGGAAATAACTATAGTATAAACCTTTTCAACAACTATAAAACTAACAACTATATCCACTAAATGGTTGACTGTCGCCAAAAAcataaaacagcaacaacatttaggcgttgcaaaagcaaaataaagaattataaaatgaTTCATGAAAACTACAAGTTCCAAAAACCAGCAGCAAAATAGTTAACAGCCAGCAAACGATGTTGAGACGATTCCACGAAAGCAACAAACAACCGcaataataacagcaaaacaGCAAAAAGAACTCATGCTGCCAGAATGAATGTTCAAAAAGCACAACTGAAAGAGGCAATAAAGTGCAAACAAGCCAAAATGAAGAGAAGCACGAAAAGAACGCAACAACAGTGAACAAAACAAATGGCAACatcaaattttgcacacattcatATAGAGCTGTTGAAACCGAGGACTGTGTGGCTAAGCTAACTCTATAAACCGGCTTCATACAACGCGGGTGCAAGGGGGTAATCGCTTTCGAGACAACAAACAAGAAGTGAAACATAAAACACCAAAGTTAtggtacaacaacaatgcctGCGCAAATTATTGTTGGCATGCTGTAATTTAAGTAACTGGCCGTTGTTGTTAGTATTGCTACTGCTGGTAACTGGCTGAGGCGATTGCGCTTGACGTGAAGGAAGGGAActttaacttcaaaatttttgagtgGGGTGTTGGGCAGATGCGCTGCTTTGTTGCTATAGAACGTGCAGTGTTGCTAGCGACTATTGCGAACAGTTGTTTTCAAATCGCGGGTGCTGCTGCTGTGGCATATGCAGTGGAAAATGATTTTACATAAGGCGGCTGAGGCAGAAATACTTAAATGTCAGCTTCTTGCTGATTGCGCTGATTGATGAGAAGATGATTGGGATAAAGATTTGCTCAATAAATTATTGAGGAGTTGAAAATGCATAAGATATTTGGATATAAGATAGATAAAGAAGATTTTGGTAGAGATTTGCTGATAGAAGATAGATAAAGAAGATTTGGATAGAGATTTGCTTACTAAACTATTTAGGAATTGATAATGTTTGAAATATGATTATCGATAAGTTATCgcaaaaaaaatctcaaaaatgtaTTAcgtttttaaatacttattcaaaaatgtatttgaaagaACGATTTATGTAAAAAGTTCTCTTTAGAAGTATATATTAAACtatgtataaaatattgcatattttgtttaaatataaacaaagcgCTTTAGATGCTTTGATGAATGCAGAATTACACCTTTCACTCTAAAGTGAGCCAAAgcggaatttttaaaatcttttttattggttttgacATGCATATATCCACAAGCAGACTTCCATGGCCTCCTCTTGATTTTGCCAACTCATCgcttgtttttgtaaatgtatatttgtatatgtgtatgtaagcgaAATGACTTGCAAATGCTTTAGAAAGTTTCTGGTGAATTCCACAGATACCAATCAAtgtcattgttgttattgcactgCTATATCCGTCTGCTGTGATTTGCGTGTTATCAGCTGTGGAATGCCGCAGCAATCGAAAACGGAGCTTTTCCTCCGTGGCAACCGCGCTAATTGCCTATATGCCGCCGCTGGCTGCAGCTTGACGTTGCGGCTCAAACGCTGATTTGCTGTCGCGTATAAGCAAGATTTAAGTGAACATAGCACATGCGCGTGTAATTGTGTGCAATAAAATACTTATGTAAGTGAATACTTGTTAGACGGCTGGCAAAGATTTCCACTATAACAGCCGAGCAATGTGCCACGAATGTGTCGAGAGGCACATGTGGTTTGTAAAAGCAAGCCCGAGtacttgcgtgtgtgtgtttgtgtgattATTTGCATGCGCTTAGCGGTCGCTGTTATTTAAATAGTTGTGATTTCTTTTTGAAAAGCATTAATTTGCGCgtcaaaagcaaacaaatgctCGGAAAGGCGATGGACGGCGGTGAGCAGGCTGTGACCGCAGGCGAGGCAAGCAAATaaaaccacacatacatacacgcaacAGCACAAAAACTAGTAGGCACACACAGCCATGGAAATATCCACAGACAAGCGTTTATAATGTTTTTGTgtcaaacacaaaaaataaaaaaaaaatccaaaaattataGAAGGAAAAGCGAGAAACGAGTCAAAGCGAAGCGAAGTGAACTAACATTCGAATCTTGTCCGTCATCAATCAGCACGATCGAGTGCCTGTCGCCTGAGTGACTTGCTGCTTGGCCGACAGACGGCTCGATTGCttggctaaagtgtttgacgtcGCAAGGAAAAAACAAACAGCAACAGCGCAACATGCAAACAAAACAACATGTAccatgtatttatgtgtgctagtgtgtgtgtgtgtgcctgttgACTACTGGCGAATGGCTGCGCCAGCATAGCTTGGATTCTTAGCTCGCTTTTGTGCTACAAAATGAACGCGCgttcgtcgcttaagtcttttgtttctAACAAAATGCCCGAACAAGCGAAGAAAAGAAAAGCGCGAACGCGCATGTACCAACCGCGggcattttgatatttaattataaccattatttctatttttctcGTGCTGcctgtcaaaaattaaatacttgttTTTCCCCCTTTGCCCCTTTCGTgtttgagcaaataatttcgaGAACCAGCTAGCTATAAGATCTTTGTTGTTCTGTCAGCGTAGCCGGTAGTTATTTGCCTAGCGCTCGTAGGCGAGTGGGGCTTATGACTGACCCTTTTAAAGGTCACAGCTTCGCTGATGCATCAAGATTAGCTGCGTGATGAGGCATGGAGAAGACAATCTACAAACGTGTGTTCGTGGTCGGCGCAACAGGCGTGGCACGCATTAATTCACGGCGTTAGAGTGACCAATGGCTTGTGTGTGGAAAAAATGTggtaaatcaaatttttatatttttaatggcggcaaataataaaaattcacataAACCTTATGGGAGCATATAAAGAAGGCAGAATCTTTGGCTAAAGCGTAAGATGAAAACGATTACTGCACGGAGATGATCTGCGCGCaagcgtatatgtatgtatagataggGAGTTCATATGCAACCCTGTGGGTAGAGTTAGCTGTGCTGGAACAAAAGGAACGCATTCGAGATAAATTGACGGCGATAAGGCTTGAAGACACAGCTGTAGCGCTGAACGCAGCGCAAAGTTGGTATGCGTGGCGTATAATAGCTGAGCTGGCTGCGGCCTGTGGCAGGGTACTGGCGCAgcgtaaattaaaatttgtatggcagcgttcttttcttcttcttcgtgcTTGTTTGCCTTTTGTAAAGAAGTTGTCTCAGAAATGGCCTTACAACTGACGCATTTATGTGCTTCATTAGCTGTTAAGTGCATCATAAAGGCGCACACAAAAATCAGAGAGCAGCATGCGGATGCACCAAagatatgtgcatgtgtgtgtttgcatatacatatgtatgtaagttttatAGTGACAAAAAGTGTCTTAAG from Bactrocera tryoni isolate S06 chromosome 3, CSIRO_BtryS06_freeze2, whole genome shotgun sequence harbors:
- the LOC120770417 gene encoding epidermal growth factor receptor isoform X2, producing the protein MQINAAQHSHSHVIMWLTLGLFLLIAVPASEGSITAGYVDHGDMKVCIGTKSRLSVPSNREHHYRNLRDRYNNCTYVDGNLELTWLQEPDMDLSFLENIREVTGYILISHVDIQTVVFPRLQIIRGRTLFNLNVQDQQYALFTAYSKMFTLEMPALRDILQGSVGFFNNFNLCHIKLIEWKEIISGPDDRFTYVYNFTPPERQCPKCHESCERGCWGEGPNNCQKFSKINCSPQCAQGRCFGSRPRECCHLFCAGGCTGPTQRECIACKNFYDDGVCKEECPPMQKYNPTNYLWEMNPEGKYAYGATCVKECPEHLLKDNGACVRSCPAEKMARDGECVPCNGPCPKTCPGTPALHSGNIDTYKGCTVIEGSVRVLDQTFFGYQHIYSNNSFGPRFIAMHPDRLEVFSTVKEITGYLDIEGAHPAFKNLSYFRNLEVIHGRQLMESYFASLSIVRSSLESLELRSLKRINSGAVVIQQNDNICFVSDIDWQKVQKSVDHGVVIARNRNESECKSEGLVCSDQCNKSGCWGKGPDQCLECKNFAFNGTCIADCHNITNAYQFDNKTCKECHPECRTCSGPGADHCEECVHVRDEKRCVTVCPDNKYSDYGICRTCHETCEGCTGPKDTIGPGGCKTCNLAIINSDTTVERCLLKNDKCPDGYYWEYVNPQEQGNLKPLAGKAICRKCHPRCELCNGYGFHEQVCSKCAGYKRGEQCEDECPPDHYADETRRECFECHPECKGCTGPSAEDCIACRSFKVFGFGDPNDNTTIFNCTSKCPAEYPYVIYQSTDIGTYCSEVPGKGTKLTAGVDSYIFIIVAFIVFVVMFCMCIVCYVCRQRTKAEKEAVKMTRVLSGCEDAEPLRPSNISPNLSKLRIVKDAELRKGGVLGMGAFGRVFKGVWVPEGENVKIPVAIKELLKASGAESSEEFLREAYIMASVEHPNLLKLLAVCMTSQMMLITQLMPLGCLLDYVRNNRDKIGSKALLNWSTQIAKGMSYLEEKRLVHRDLAARNVLVQTPSIVKITDFGLAKLLSSDSNEYKAAGGKMPIKWLALECIRHRVFTSKSDVWAFGVTIWELLTFGQRPHENIPAKDIPDLIEVGLKLEQPAICSLDIYCTLLSCWHLDAEMRPTFKQLVNVFSEFARDPGRYLVIAGDKFTRLPAYTSQDEKDLIRKLAPTTEGPEAMVEAEDYLQPKVAPGPSGTEDTDEVPKLNRYCKDPMNKNSSSGGDDETDSNAREVGVGNLRLDLPVDEDDYLMPTCQSTTPNGTTGSNNNTIKANGHSNGGMVIGGGGYMDLIGVPASVDNPEYLLNPQALSVDDAPIPTQTIGIPVMMNRNGGNNVLTGGNGSVLSGHHHTHHTPTSAAAAAAAANTIAALTAMHDMNVAAMVAGNGGSEPTSSDHEYYNDTQRELQPLHRSETRV